One window of Bacillus alkalicellulosilyticus genomic DNA carries:
- a CDS encoding DUF4352 domain-containing protein: protein MIKVGKIAALVLLFLFIVGCSTEKMIGGVTQINNEQASENEEDGIPDQVDLELGDTGILEDTIGSYQITIHSISFAQELEGKKPSLDYFFSVEVTVENIGSSDLTADEPISVLQVTADLEETGTFDISSQFSDITKLRGMLHPGQEKRGTIVFDVEEAEHYFISVRSGFLSSGAVKNQTVWNIQNENLK from the coding sequence ATGATAAAGGTAGGGAAAATCGCTGCGCTAGTTTTATTGTTTTTATTTATTGTAGGTTGCAGTACGGAGAAAATGATTGGCGGAGTGACACAAATTAATAATGAACAGGCAAGCGAGAATGAAGAGGATGGCATACCTGACCAAGTTGACCTTGAACTTGGTGACACAGGTATACTTGAGGATACAATTGGTAGCTATCAAATTACGATTCATTCAATCTCATTTGCCCAAGAGCTAGAAGGAAAGAAGCCATCACTAGACTATTTTTTTTCAGTAGAAGTAACTGTGGAGAATATCGGTTCTAGTGATTTAACAGCAGATGAACCCATTAGTGTCTTACAGGTAACAGCTGACTTAGAAGAAACGGGTACATTTGATATCTCTTCTCAATTTTCCGACATAACAAAACTAAGAGGTATGTTACATCCGGGACAAGAAAAGAGAGGGACGATTGTATTTGACGTTGAAGAAGCTGAACACTATTTTATAAGTGTACGAAGTGGATTTCTATCATCAGGTGCAGTGAAAAATCAAACGGTTTGGAACATTCAAAATGAAAACCTTAAATAA
- a CDS encoding peptidylprolyl isomerase — protein MKKGSITFENGEKIVIEFFPEEAPGTVENFEKLANEGFYNGLTFHRVIPGFVAQGGCPTGNGTGGPGYSIKCETAGNPHKHERGSLSMAHAGKDTGGSQFFIVFEAQPHLDGVHTVFGKVIEGMDSVDRIRPNDIMSEVKVWDE, from the coding sequence ATGAAAAAAGGAAGTATTACTTTTGAGAATGGCGAAAAAATTGTCATTGAATTTTTTCCAGAAGAAGCACCTGGAACTGTTGAGAATTTTGAAAAGCTAGCAAACGAGGGCTTTTATAACGGGTTAACATTCCATCGTGTTATCCCAGGATTCGTTGCACAAGGTGGATGTCCAACTGGAAATGGGACAGGTGGTCCTGGCTACTCCATTAAGTGTGAAACAGCTGGGAATCCACATAAACACGAGCGTGGTTCATTATCGATGGCCCATGCAGGAAAAGACACTGGTGGAAGTCAATTCTTCATCGTGTTTGAAGCACAACCACATTTAGATGGTGTACATACTGTTTTCGGTAAAGTAATTGAAGGTATGGATTCTGTTGACCGTATTCGCCCAAATGACATTATGTCAGAAGTGAAGGTTTGGGACGAATAG